One genomic window of Deltaproteobacteria bacterium HGW-Deltaproteobacteria-6 includes the following:
- the tsaB gene encoding tRNA (adenosine(37)-N6)-threonylcarbamoyltransferase complex dimerization subunit type 1 TsaB — MLTLAFDTSSKTASVSLLRDETVLYDTLINKGLNHSEVLLPSIDEACRLTGIKLPEIDLFACTLGPGSFTGLRIGVSTLKALMMATGKPAAGVSTLAALALNVDEKEKIIGSMMDAGRGQVYLAYYQYGQDGILNQLEAARALDPQSILDPYEEQVIYVGDGAIKYAGVVGSLSANKNKLAPAEQQFVCASAVGTLAIEKYRRNDLLDLAGCAPVYLRSADALPKKQMLP; from the coding sequence ATGTTGACATTAGCTTTCGATACTTCTTCAAAAACAGCCTCGGTATCCCTGCTGCGGGATGAAACAGTTTTATATGATACACTTATCAATAAAGGACTGAACCACTCAGAAGTGCTTCTTCCGTCCATCGACGAGGCCTGCCGGCTGACGGGTATTAAGTTGCCTGAAATTGATTTATTTGCCTGCACATTGGGGCCGGGGTCGTTTACCGGCTTGCGCATTGGCGTCAGTACCCTCAAGGCTTTGATGATGGCAACAGGCAAACCGGCGGCGGGTGTTTCAACCCTTGCCGCACTGGCGCTCAATGTGGACGAAAAAGAAAAAATAATCGGTTCGATGATGGATGCGGGTCGCGGACAGGTTTATCTTGCATACTACCAGTATGGTCAGGACGGTATTTTGAATCAGCTGGAAGCAGCAAGAGCTCTTGATCCACAAAGCATTCTTGATCCCTATGAAGAGCAGGTGATCTATGTGGGCGACGGTGCGATTAAATATGCCGGCGTGGTTGGTTCCCTTTCAGCCAACAAAAATAAACTAGCCCCCGCGGAACAGCAATTTGTATGTGCTTCAGCTGTGGGAACTCTGGCGATTGAAAAATACCGCCGCAATGATTTGCTTGATTTGGCAGGATGTGCTCCTGTTTATTTACGTTCAGCCGATGCGCTGCCGAAAAAGCAAATGCTTCCTTGA
- a CDS encoding RIP metalloprotease RseP — translation MVTLISFIVLLGILIFVHEFGHFLAARIGGVGVLKFSLGFGPKIVGKKIGETEYVLSWIPLGGFVKLLGESGTEELSPEDEERSFFKQPTWKRLLIVLAGPVFNFLLAIVIFFIVYMYGLPNLLPVIGQMSPESAAEQAGIATGDKIIMMDGKKITYWDEIKPIITDSKGKDVRIVVARGNEEKTVTVKPKLSKAKNIFGEEESTYLIGVSPAGKTVIERKNPLMAIVSSCSKTWEISKLTVISVVKMIEGVISPRTLGGPIFIAQVAGNQVKEGIIPFILFMAILSINLGVINLFPIPVLDGGHIFFYLIEMVTRREIPLKVKEISQQIGFVALLMLMLFVIMIDIERLNIKPINDVLKLFK, via the coding sequence TTGGTTACCTTAATTTCATTTATCGTTTTACTGGGTATTCTGATTTTTGTTCATGAATTCGGTCATTTTCTGGCTGCACGCATTGGTGGAGTGGGGGTTTTAAAATTCTCTCTGGGATTCGGGCCCAAAATTGTCGGGAAAAAAATCGGTGAAACAGAGTATGTCCTGTCCTGGATTCCCCTGGGCGGATTTGTCAAATTGCTGGGTGAGTCCGGCACGGAAGAATTATCACCGGAAGATGAAGAAAGATCTTTTTTTAAACAACCGACCTGGAAGCGCTTACTCATTGTGCTGGCAGGGCCTGTTTTTAACTTCCTGCTTGCCATTGTCATTTTCTTTATTGTTTACATGTATGGACTGCCCAATCTCCTCCCCGTCATCGGCCAGATGTCGCCGGAATCCGCTGCTGAGCAGGCAGGCATTGCAACCGGTGATAAAATTATAATGATGGATGGCAAGAAGATAACGTATTGGGATGAAATAAAACCAATCATAACAGACTCTAAGGGTAAGGATGTTCGGATAGTTGTGGCGCGCGGCAATGAGGAGAAGACGGTGACCGTAAAACCGAAATTATCCAAAGCAAAGAATATTTTCGGCGAGGAAGAATCAACCTACCTGATTGGTGTTTCGCCGGCGGGCAAGACGGTCATTGAAAGGAAAAATCCTTTGATGGCCATCGTTTCTTCATGCAGCAAGACGTGGGAAATAAGCAAGCTGACGGTTATTTCCGTTGTAAAAATGATTGAAGGGGTTATTTCGCCCCGGACGCTCGGCGGACCTATTTTCATAGCTCAGGTGGCGGGGAATCAGGTTAAGGAAGGCATCATCCCGTTTATTCTTTTTATGGCGATTCTTTCAATTAATTTGGGCGTCATCAATTTATTTCCTATTCCTGTTCTGGATGGAGGACATATATTCTTTTATCTCATCGAGATGGTCACGCGCAGAGAAATTCCTCTGAAGGTTAAAGAAATATCTCAACAAATCGGTTTTGTCGCTTTGCTGATGCTGATGCTTTTTGTCATCATGATTGATATTGAACGGCTCAATATTAAACCGATCAACGATGTTTTGAAATTATTTAAGTAA
- a CDS encoding 1-deoxy-D-xylulose-5-phosphate reductoisomerase, giving the protein MKKITLLGSTGSIGVSTLDVIAENPEKFKVVALAAGRNVRLLARQILKFHPKMVAVQSKPDARRLCEILGPKNNISVLYDETGAEEIASYPSSDIVISAISGAAGLKPTLAAIEAGKDIALANKETMVVAGAVVTKKARQKKINILPVDSEHSAIFQCLAGQMPQNLKKIILTASGGPFFGLSKDDLKKVTLQQALKHPRWKMGRKITIDSASMMNKGLEVIEAKWLFNVDIAHIDVLIHPQSVVHSLIELLDGSVLAQLGIADMRIPIAYALGYPDRLTNDLPILNLAKTGPLEFHQPDMKKFPCLGLAYEAGRSGGTAPVVLNAANEVAVAAFLENKICFNDLPKVIEKVLNKHQAMNNPCLEDILGVDREARIQTQNVIKKLKKG; this is encoded by the coding sequence ATGAAAAAGATAACATTATTAGGATCAACAGGTTCCATCGGCGTCAGTACACTGGATGTTATTGCTGAGAACCCTGAAAAATTTAAGGTTGTGGCGCTTGCCGCTGGACGGAACGTCCGGCTTCTGGCCCGACAGATTTTAAAATTTCATCCCAAAATGGTTGCGGTTCAATCCAAACCCGATGCCCGGCGATTGTGCGAAATCCTGGGACCGAAGAATAATATTTCAGTTCTCTATGATGAAACAGGTGCTGAAGAAATTGCTTCTTATCCGTCTTCCGATATCGTAATTTCAGCCATTTCCGGTGCGGCGGGGCTGAAGCCTACACTGGCGGCGATAGAAGCGGGGAAAGACATTGCCCTGGCCAACAAAGAAACTATGGTGGTGGCAGGGGCTGTTGTTACGAAGAAAGCCAGACAAAAAAAGATCAACATTCTTCCCGTGGATAGTGAGCACAGTGCGATATTTCAATGTTTGGCAGGACAGATGCCGCAAAATTTAAAAAAGATTATTCTCACGGCTTCCGGCGGTCCTTTTTTCGGTTTATCGAAGGATGATCTGAAGAAAGTGACACTTCAGCAGGCGCTTAAACATCCGCGCTGGAAAATGGGTCGCAAAATCACGATTGATTCAGCCTCCATGATGAATAAAGGACTGGAAGTTATTGAAGCAAAATGGTTGTTTAATGTGGACATTGCTCATATTGATGTTTTAATTCATCCGCAAAGTGTGGTGCATTCGCTGATTGAACTTCTTGATGGATCAGTTTTAGCGCAACTGGGCATTGCCGACATGAGAATACCGATTGCTTATGCTTTAGGTTATCCGGATCGTTTGACCAATGACCTGCCGATATTAAATCTGGCGAAAACAGGCCCATTAGAGTTTCATCAGCCGGATATGAAAAAGTTTCCCTGTCTTGGGCTGGCTTATGAAGCGGGGCGTTCGGGGGGAACTGCGCCTGTGGTTTTAAACGCCGCCAATGAAGTTGCTGTTGCCGCGTTTCTTGAAAATAAAATTTGCTTTAATGATCTGCCGAAAGTAATAGAAAAAGTGTTGAATAAGCATCAGGCAATGAACAATCCATGTCTGGAAGACATTCTGGGAGTTGATCGCGAGGCCAGAATACAGACCCAAAACGTTATTAAAAAGTTAAAGAAAGGATAA
- a CDS encoding ribosome recycling factor — protein sequence MKEQIFSKLKDEMEKTISSLEKSFSRVRTGRASVSLLDGIKVDYYGTPTPMAQVATLSVPESRLIVIAPWDATAIGAIEKAIQKSDLGLMPSTDGKVIRLSIPQLTEERRKELVKVVKKMAEEGKVKLRNERRDANEALKDLKKNNKMSEDELHGAQDEVQKLTDRYIEKTDKILSAKEKEIMEI from the coding sequence ATGAAAGAGCAGATTTTTTCAAAGTTAAAAGATGAGATGGAAAAAACGATATCTTCTCTGGAGAAATCATTCAGCAGAGTAAGAACCGGTCGGGCATCTGTTTCACTGCTGGATGGTATCAAGGTTGATTATTATGGAACACCAACCCCGATGGCTCAGGTAGCCACTCTTTCTGTTCCGGAAAGCCGCCTCATCGTGATTGCGCCCTGGGATGCAACGGCCATCGGCGCAATTGAAAAAGCGATTCAGAAGTCTGATTTAGGTTTAATGCCTTCCACTGACGGCAAGGTGATTCGCCTGTCCATTCCTCAATTAACGGAAGAGCGGCGCAAAGAGCTGGTGAAGGTTGTTAAAAAAATGGCTGAAGAAGGCAAGGTTAAGCTGCGCAACGAACGTCGCGATGCCAATGAAGCGTTAAAAGATTTAAAGAAGAATAATAAAATGTCTGAGGATGAACTGCACGGTGCTCAGGATGAAGTTCAGAAATTAACGGACCGTTATATCGAAAAAACAGATAAGATTCTGTCGGCAAAAGAAAAAGAAATTATGGAGATTTAA
- a CDS encoding UMP kinase yields the protein MSEKKKAAYKRILLKLSGEALLGKQSTGVDPDVANYIAAEIKSLADLKIQIGIVIGGGNIFRGIEASAKGMDRTTADYMGMLATVINSLALQSALEMRGLPTRVQSSIEMREIAEPYIQRKAVRHLEKGRIVIFAGGTGNPYFSTDTAASLRAMEIRADVIMKATKVDGVYDADPVKNKSAVMFKKISYIDVLTKNLKVMDSTAITLCKDNSLPIIVFNLQKKGNIRGAICGKKIGTYVGE from the coding sequence ATGAGCGAAAAAAAGAAAGCCGCTTATAAAAGAATTCTTTTGAAGCTCAGCGGGGAAGCCCTGTTAGGCAAGCAATCCACCGGTGTCGATCCGGATGTGGCGAATTATATTGCCGCTGAAATAAAGTCTCTGGCTGATTTGAAAATCCAGATCGGCATTGTCATCGGAGGCGGAAATATTTTTCGGGGCATCGAAGCCAGCGCCAAGGGTATGGACAGAACTACCGCCGATTACATGGGGATGCTGGCAACCGTCATCAACAGTCTCGCTCTCCAAAGCGCTTTGGAGATGCGCGGTCTGCCGACGCGTGTTCAATCTTCCATTGAAATGAGAGAAATTGCGGAACCTTATATTCAGCGCAAAGCAGTTCGCCATCTGGAAAAGGGTAGGATTGTCATATTCGCCGGCGGAACGGGAAATCCCTATTTTTCCACGGATACAGCCGCATCATTGAGAGCAATGGAAATTCGTGCGGACGTCATCATGAAAGCTACAAAGGTTGATGGTGTTTATGATGCGGATCCGGTGAAGAATAAGTCTGCTGTTATGTTTAAAAAGATAAGTTATATCGATGTATTAACAAAAAATCTTAAAGTAATGGATTCAACAGCGATTACCTTATGCAAAGATAACTCATTACCCATAATCGTTTTTAATTTGCAGAAGAAGGGAAACATCCGGGGCGCTATTTGTGGCAAAAAAATTGGAACTTACGTAGGAGAATGA
- the tsf gene encoding elongation factor Ts (EF-Ts; functions during elongation stage of protein translation; forms a dimer; associates with EF-Tu-GDP complex and promotes exchange of GDP to GTP resulting in regeneration of the active form of EF-Tu), protein MEITSTMVKELRTKTGAGMMDCKEALAAVDGDFEKAIDFLRKKGLSAATKRSSKAAKDGTVASYIHMGGKIGVMVEINCETDFVAKTDDFQAMARDIAMHVAASNPLCVRPEEIAEDILNREKEIYRSQLREEKKPEKIWDKIIEGKLKKYYEDVCLTEQKFVKNQDITVGTLISNMIAKTGENIVIRRFARFQLGEETKQ, encoded by the coding sequence TTGGAAATCACTTCAACGATGGTAAAAGAATTAAGAACGAAAACCGGCGCCGGCATGATGGATTGCAAAGAAGCGCTTGCGGCGGTGGATGGCGATTTTGAAAAAGCGATTGATTTTTTAAGAAAAAAGGGACTTTCTGCTGCAACCAAACGGTCATCCAAAGCGGCCAAAGATGGAACCGTAGCTTCATATATTCACATGGGTGGTAAAATCGGTGTGATGGTGGAAATCAATTGTGAAACGGATTTTGTGGCCAAAACCGATGATTTTCAGGCCATGGCCAGAGATATTGCCATGCATGTCGCCGCATCGAATCCACTTTGTGTGCGTCCGGAAGAAATTGCCGAGGACATTCTCAACCGCGAGAAAGAAATTTATCGCAGTCAGTTACGCGAAGAAAAGAAGCCGGAAAAGATTTGGGATAAAATAATCGAGGGAAAACTTAAAAAATATTATGAAGACGTTTGCCTGACCGAACAGAAATTTGTCAAAAATCAAGACATCACGGTCGGAACACTGATCAGCAATATGATTGCTAAGACAGGTGAAAACATCGTTATTCGCCGTTTCGCCCGTTTCCAGCTTGGCGAGGAAACTAAGCAATAA
- the rpsB gene encoding 30S ribosomal protein S2: MSAISMKLLLEAGVHFGHQTNKWNPKMKPYIFGARNNIYIIDLQQTVGMFQSAYNFVVDTVSQGKEILFVGTKKQSQEAIREEASRCGMPYVNQRWLGGMLTNFVTVKKSVDRLNSLNKMFNDDSIKAFPKKEITKLQKEMDKLENVLGGIKNMKSHPAAVFIVDPNREHITVKEAKKLRVPLVAIVDTNCDPTDIDYIIPGNDDAIRAIKLFASKFADAVLEGKKRFEEKLAAESNKEAGAAVVINKDAEADIPESVEMENGSAPTEK, translated from the coding sequence ATGTCAGCAATTTCAATGAAACTGTTACTCGAAGCCGGTGTTCATTTCGGACATCAAACCAACAAATGGAACCCTAAAATGAAGCCCTACATCTTCGGGGCGCGCAACAACATCTACATTATTGATCTTCAGCAAACCGTCGGTATGTTCCAGTCGGCCTATAATTTTGTGGTAGATACGGTCAGTCAGGGGAAAGAAATTCTTTTTGTCGGAACCAAGAAACAGTCGCAGGAAGCAATCCGTGAAGAGGCGTCGCGCTGCGGCATGCCTTATGTCAATCAGCGTTGGCTGGGTGGCATGTTAACCAATTTCGTCACCGTTAAAAAGAGTGTTGATCGTTTAAACAGCTTGAACAAGATGTTCAATGACGATTCCATTAAGGCGTTTCCCAAAAAAGAAATTACCAAACTGCAAAAAGAGATGGATAAACTGGAAAATGTTTTAGGCGGCATTAAAAACATGAAATCCCATCCGGCGGCTGTTTTCATTGTCGATCCCAACCGGGAACACATCACCGTCAAAGAAGCGAAAAAATTGAGAGTTCCTCTGGTCGCCATTGTTGATACCAACTGCGATCCGACGGATATCGACTATATCATTCCGGGAAATGACGATGCCATTCGGGCTATAAAATTGTTTGCCTCGAAATTTGCGGATGCTGTTTTAGAAGGCAAAAAACGATTCGAAGAGAAACTGGCTGCTGAATCCAACAAGGAAGCGGGAGCAGCTGTTGTCATCAATAAAGACGCCGAAGCGGATATTCCCGAAAGCGTCGAGATGGAAAATGGTTCTGCCCCAACAGAGAAATAA
- a CDS encoding ornithine acetyltransferase, producing MAKSTSKISVPGFLANGVSVGIKGGDQKDLGLIYSTVPAKVAALFTKNTFKAAPVLIDTERVKRGIAQAIITNSGCANAATGKEGMADALAVSSAAARQLKISEEHLLVCSTGVIGKRLPVKKIETGIGKLVKGLNEFGIEDAEAAMMTTDKYPKIAIRKGIVGAKDITICGIAKGAGMIEPNMATLLTYVMTDALIDAKALNTVFHQVIDSTFNAISVDGCMSTNDTAIILANGLAGNNPLERAQARLQRFREMLTDVLAELSQAVVKDGEGATKFITILVDGAKSKSDARRVAYSVANSNLVKTAFFGEDPNWGRIIAAVGSSGIPLEKEKISLSIGNMTVFSQDTPANIPLAKLKEVFQGDKIEIRVGLGGGDKSYCVYASDLSYDYVKINADYST from the coding sequence ATGGCGAAATCGACGAGTAAAATAAGTGTTCCCGGTTTTTTAGCAAACGGAGTTTCTGTCGGCATTAAGGGCGGCGACCAAAAGGATCTGGGGCTGATCTATTCCACAGTTCCGGCAAAGGTTGCCGCGCTGTTTACAAAAAATACCTTCAAAGCCGCTCCGGTGTTAATTGATACTGAAAGGGTCAAAAGAGGAATCGCGCAGGCGATCATTACGAACAGCGGCTGTGCCAACGCAGCTACCGGAAAAGAAGGGATGGCGGACGCGCTGGCCGTTTCTTCAGCAGCGGCCAGGCAATTAAAGATATCCGAAGAGCATCTGCTGGTTTGTTCAACGGGTGTAATCGGTAAAAGGCTTCCCGTTAAAAAAATCGAAACAGGTATCGGTAAACTGGTCAAGGGACTCAATGAATTTGGTATTGAAGATGCCGAAGCCGCCATGATGACAACGGATAAGTATCCCAAAATAGCTATTCGCAAAGGTATTGTCGGCGCAAAAGATATTACGATCTGCGGGATTGCCAAAGGCGCCGGTATGATTGAACCGAACATGGCAACGCTGTTGACTTACGTGATGACCGACGCGTTGATTGACGCTAAAGCGCTCAATACAGTATTTCATCAGGTGATTGATTCCACCTTTAACGCCATCAGCGTGGATGGTTGTATGAGCACCAATGATACGGCCATTATTCTGGCCAATGGTCTGGCGGGAAACAACCCGCTGGAGCGGGCTCAGGCCAGGCTTCAAAGATTCCGGGAGATGCTGACGGATGTCCTGGCGGAACTGTCGCAGGCCGTAGTGAAAGATGGCGAAGGTGCGACAAAATTTATAACGATTCTGGTTGATGGTGCCAAATCTAAATCCGATGCGAGACGGGTTGCGTATTCGGTTGCCAATTCCAATCTAGTTAAAACCGCTTTTTTTGGTGAAGATCCCAATTGGGGCAGAATTATTGCCGCCGTTGGATCTTCGGGAATACCGCTGGAAAAAGAAAAAATCAGTTTATCGATCGGGAACATGACTGTATTCTCACAAGATACACCTGCCAACATCCCTCTTGCCAAATTGAAAGAAGTCTTTCAAGGCGACAAAATTGAGATCCGCGTCGGTTTGGGGGGCGGTGATAAGTCCTATTGCGTTTATGCATCGGATCTTTCATACGATTATGTCAAAATCAACGCGGATTACTCAACCTGA